DNA from Thermoplasma acidophilum DSM 1728:
TAAGCCACACCGGGTATGGTCGCTCTGGCTTCCGCAGGCGATCTTTCATTCATGTACACGCCTGGCATGGCCCATGCTCCCTGGACTATGAACTGCATGATCACCGGAGCTAAAAATGCCATGTAGATCAGAGACGATCTGCCGAATATCTCTGGGAATGCCCATATGGGTGATATTGCTATTCCTACGATCAGGAATGAGATGGCGCTCCATCTCCTTCCAAGCCTGGTATTTTGCGATATGATTCCAGATATTATGCCGCCGATTATGGCCGCAGCGTTATATGCTATTGCTATGGATGCGACGTATGTCGGGCTGAAGTGCAGCTGATGCTCTAAAAACGTTGGATAAAGATCCTGCGTTGAGTGTGAAACGAAGTTCATACCCACGAGCAGTATGGAAAGGTATACGAAGAGCTTCCAGTGCTTTCCTATTGTCCTGAACGTCTGCTTGAATGAAGCATTTTTCTTAAATTCGTTGTATACAGGGCTTTCCTTCGTTGTCAGCATTATGTATATGACTGCAATCGCCGGTAAAGCCGCAAAGTAAAACATGGGCCTCCATCCATATCTTGGATAGATGAAAAGATAAACAATCGCAGCAAGAAGATAGCCGGTTGGATAGCCTCCTTGTATCAATCCAGATACCCAGCCTCTGGCCTTAGCCGGCAGGGACTCCATGGCAAGTGCGAAGCCTGATCCCCATTCTCCACCCATGCCAAAGCCGTAGAGCGCTCTGAGTATCAGAAACACGGTTATTGTTGGCGAGAACGCAACGAGCGTATCGAAGAATGCCAAAAAGACTAGGCTGATAACCATCGTTATCTTTCTTCCGTATTTATCTCCGATAGGCCCAAAGAATAGGGATCCAACGAATCTCATGCTCAGCGTGAGCGTAATGCTCAGCGTCACCACTACAAGGGCGACACCGAACGTCTTTGATATAGCGATCAGGACGAACGTTATGAGGAAAAAATCAAATGCG
Protein-coding regions in this window:
- a CDS encoding MFS transporter: MEAAVNDRMTRSQAHTIVATYLGWSLDAFDFFLITFVLIAISKTFGVALVVVTLSITLTLSMRFVGSLFFGPIGDKYGRKITMVISLVFLAFFDTLVAFSPTITVFLILRALYGFGMGGEWGSGFALAMESLPAKARGWVSGLIQGGYPTGYLLAAIVYLFIYPRYGWRPMFYFAALPAIAVIYIMLTTKESPVYNEFKKNASFKQTFRTIGKHWKLFVYLSILLVGMNFVSHSTQDLYPTFLEHQLHFSPTYVASIAIAYNAAAIIGGIISGIISQNTRLGRRWSAISFLIVGIAISPIWAFPEIFGRSSLIYMAFLAPVIMQFIVQGAWAMPGVYMNERSPAEARATIPGVAYMVGVMVASTASTIEVLVSSMFHDNYSYSMLLLVLIVFPLTAIMWFLGKESKNAKLDVAPA